Proteins co-encoded in one Opitutus terrae PB90-1 genomic window:
- a CDS encoding ATP-binding response regulator yields the protein MLTESPAASVSKTAKPLVLVVDDEYGPRESIAFSLSSEFTVETADRAAEALAKLRAQPFAVVVLDIRMPEMDGIRALEEMRKIDPFVSVVMLTGYGTLLTAQQAMLAGANQYLRKPPDIAELLDAVRKQAGAARLRRQQAMIADDLQEMNAALKREMAQTAPQLWQGKASVDLVHDLNNPLTVVVGYSALLLEEVRALAAADPERSDRLQRYAEVVEKAAEYCYHLAENWRMASHQTVEFTRLDLVQIIQEVRHVVFFGEIAVQFSGLTAAFVRGSRFELMRVFQNVFRNALEAGAKQLVVGLNRAGDRIEVSISDNGEGMAPELQQRALKGGFSNREYGLGLGLGICRHLLGTHGATLDLQSAPGQGTTVKMVFPAAE from the coding sequence ATGCTCACCGAATCTCCTGCTGCCTCTGTTTCAAAAACCGCCAAGCCACTCGTGCTGGTGGTGGACGATGAGTACGGGCCGCGCGAGTCGATCGCGTTCTCGCTTTCGTCCGAATTTACGGTGGAAACGGCGGATCGCGCGGCGGAAGCGCTGGCGAAACTCCGCGCGCAGCCGTTCGCGGTCGTCGTGCTCGACATCCGCATGCCCGAAATGGACGGCATCCGCGCGCTGGAGGAGATGCGCAAGATCGACCCCTTCGTTTCCGTGGTGATGCTCACCGGTTACGGCACGCTGTTGACTGCGCAACAGGCGATGCTCGCGGGCGCGAACCAGTATCTGCGCAAGCCGCCCGATATCGCCGAGCTGCTGGACGCGGTCCGCAAACAGGCGGGCGCCGCCCGGCTGCGGCGGCAGCAGGCGATGATCGCGGACGACCTGCAGGAGATGAACGCCGCGCTCAAGCGCGAGATGGCACAGACCGCGCCGCAGCTCTGGCAGGGCAAGGCATCGGTCGACCTGGTGCACGATTTGAACAATCCGCTGACGGTCGTCGTGGGGTATTCGGCGCTGCTGCTCGAGGAGGTGCGGGCGCTCGCGGCGGCCGATCCGGAGCGGAGCGACCGGCTGCAGCGTTACGCCGAGGTGGTGGAGAAGGCCGCGGAGTATTGTTATCACCTCGCGGAGAACTGGCGGATGGCCTCGCACCAGACCGTCGAGTTCACGCGGCTCGATCTGGTGCAAATCATCCAGGAAGTGCGGCACGTGGTGTTCTTTGGGGAGATCGCGGTGCAGTTCAGCGGGTTGACGGCGGCGTTCGTGCGCGGCTCGAGATTCGAATTGATGCGGGTTTTCCAAAACGTTTTCCGCAACGCGCTCGAAGCGGGGGCGAAGCAACTCGTCGTCGGACTGAATCGCGCGGGTGATCGGATCGAAGTCAGCATCAGCGACAATGGCGAGGGCATGGCGCCGGAGCTGCAACAGCGCGCGTTGAAGGGCGGCTTCAGCAACCGCGAGTATGGACTCGGCCTTGGGCTCGGCATCTGCCGGCACCTGCTCGGCACGCACGGCGCGACACTCGACCTGCAGTCCGCGCCCGGGCAGGGAACGACGGTGAAAATGGTGTTCCCCGCGGCGGAGTGA
- a CDS encoding beta-ketoacyl-[acyl-carrier-protein] synthase family protein yields MRRRRVKITGIGPVTPAGVGCESFWQGITQPVSRVRPFTALGAEHGPIAAAFLERFNVAEYVKPTPALRGAARHTLFAVAGTALALTDAGLALDELRTANSAIVTGTSVMDFGGICRTADSVHKFGAKGADGRVVFTTNVAAVAGTINRVFGLAARTMALQSSCCSGLDAIGHAAGLIARGEVDIALCGGAEAPLHRMPMLELRAAGLAPQSDEGAARIGRPFDLWRTTGVVSEGACLFVLEPEESPRAGYSFVAGYAHASDAATELCGGMVPAMRRALADARLRPAAIDAISAWGPGHREIDAAETRALQQVFNGALQDIPVVSIKGAIGTPLGASGAIQVAAAALGQRAAVVPPTANWEYPDPACELNLSARARALPQARVLVNAHGLAGVNTAVILERC; encoded by the coding sequence ATGAGGCGTCGCCGCGTCAAGATCACGGGCATCGGTCCGGTGACACCGGCGGGGGTGGGATGCGAGTCCTTTTGGCAGGGGATCACGCAGCCCGTCAGTCGCGTGCGCCCATTCACCGCGCTGGGGGCGGAACACGGCCCGATCGCGGCGGCGTTTCTGGAACGGTTTAACGTGGCGGAATACGTGAAGCCGACGCCGGCCCTGCGCGGTGCGGCGCGACACACGCTCTTCGCGGTGGCGGGCACGGCGCTGGCGCTGACGGATGCGGGGCTCGCGCTGGACGAACTGCGCACTGCCAACAGCGCGATCGTCACCGGCACGTCGGTGATGGACTTCGGCGGGATTTGCCGCACGGCGGATTCGGTCCACAAGTTCGGCGCGAAAGGCGCGGATGGGCGCGTGGTGTTCACGACGAACGTGGCGGCGGTCGCGGGAACGATCAACCGGGTGTTCGGACTGGCGGCGCGCACGATGGCGCTGCAGAGCTCCTGTTGCTCCGGGTTGGACGCGATCGGCCATGCGGCGGGACTGATCGCGCGCGGCGAGGTGGACATCGCGCTGTGTGGCGGCGCCGAGGCGCCGCTGCACCGGATGCCGATGCTGGAGTTGCGCGCCGCGGGGCTCGCCCCGCAGAGCGACGAAGGCGCGGCGCGGATCGGCCGGCCGTTCGATTTGTGGCGCACGACGGGCGTGGTGAGCGAAGGCGCGTGCCTGTTTGTGCTGGAGCCGGAGGAGAGTCCGCGGGCGGGCTACAGCTTCGTGGCGGGCTATGCGCACGCCAGCGACGCGGCGACGGAGCTCTGCGGCGGAATGGTGCCGGCGATGCGGCGGGCGCTGGCGGATGCGCGGCTGCGACCTGCGGCGATCGATGCGATCAGTGCATGGGGGCCGGGCCATCGCGAGATCGACGCCGCGGAAACGCGCGCGTTGCAGCAGGTCTTCAACGGCGCGCTGCAGGACATCCCGGTCGTCTCGATCAAGGGTGCAATCGGCACGCCGCTCGGCGCGTCGGGGGCGATTCAAGTCGCGGCGGCGGCGCTGGGCCAGCGCGCAGCCGTGGTGCCGCCGACGGCGAACTGGGAGTATCCAGATCCCGCTTGCGAGCTGAACCTGAGCGCGCGCGCGCGGGCCCTGCCTCAGGCGCGGGTGCTGGTCAACGCGCACGGGCTTGCTGGCGTGAATACCGCGGTAATTCTCGAGCGATGCTAG
- a CDS encoding sensor histidine kinase: protein MLVTSALLAAAISVIAALLILWSNPARNVNRAIFSCTLHLAAWLFCLHLAFVLVPGLPWVRLASAVGTWLPMHFWIVKQTIVIPPGEYGRGWLRRHWAWIALCSLLAGVCFTTWFVPAHSTGTNRIYGWGYYGYIAVNLGLYAFLLRDAWVGTRKLSGVRRLELQVWLLGGCSTAAGILALMSLSALTHDRSYVRLQPLVVLLFYGATAYAITTHRILNARQLLMVAGSRLMLVMVASAVAFLLDRALSAVFSDVVALLITTGAVLLLAAELNTWLQQTLRLYPQAGAARLAAFEIARREMEIARLLPAFSRLIKGWGQTERTLLAFGEKDLLSGDGEAIADGAAVRALRALRWATPERLARERNSPDRAELARLLEERRLGVAVIAEGPTLTAIVGAGVPVSRRPFTYPQVSHLVELAAIMQAAIERAHFSVKAQRAEQLATVGLMGAGLAHEIRNPLVTIKTFVQLLPKHYDDRAFREKFTGLIGDEVTRIDHLTEQLLDLASPRAYSPQNIELHAVLQSGLELVSGKARDRRVELRRELDAAPDRVLSDAAAVKQVLLNLCLNAIQAIPSDAAERWVRVATRRVERGIELVVEDSGPGIPAEIRARLFQPFQSTKSSGFGLGLAVCSDIVARLDATIVADPAQPGRGATFRVVLPCPAS from the coding sequence ATGCTAGTCACGTCCGCGCTGCTGGCCGCGGCGATCAGCGTCATCGCCGCCCTCCTGATCCTGTGGTCGAACCCGGCCCGGAACGTCAATCGCGCCATTTTCAGCTGCACGCTGCATCTGGCCGCGTGGCTGTTCTGCCTGCACCTGGCCTTTGTCCTCGTTCCGGGCCTGCCGTGGGTGCGCCTCGCCTCCGCGGTGGGCACGTGGCTGCCGATGCATTTCTGGATCGTGAAGCAGACGATCGTGATTCCGCCGGGCGAGTATGGCCGCGGCTGGCTGCGGCGGCACTGGGCCTGGATTGCGCTCTGCTCCCTGCTGGCGGGCGTGTGTTTCACCACCTGGTTCGTGCCGGCGCATTCGACCGGGACGAATCGGATCTACGGCTGGGGCTACTACGGCTACATTGCAGTCAACCTCGGGCTGTATGCGTTTCTGTTGCGCGACGCCTGGGTGGGCACACGCAAGCTGAGCGGCGTGCGCCGGCTCGAGCTGCAGGTCTGGTTGCTCGGTGGATGCTCGACGGCAGCGGGCATCCTCGCGCTGATGAGCTTGAGCGCATTGACGCACGACCGCTCCTACGTGCGGTTGCAGCCGCTCGTGGTGCTCTTGTTCTACGGCGCGACCGCCTACGCGATCACCACGCACCGGATCCTGAATGCCCGCCAGCTGCTCATGGTCGCCGGCAGCCGGCTGATGCTGGTGATGGTGGCGTCGGCGGTGGCGTTCCTGCTCGATCGGGCGCTGTCCGCCGTGTTCTCGGACGTGGTGGCGCTGCTGATCACGACGGGCGCCGTGCTGCTGCTCGCGGCGGAACTCAACACGTGGCTGCAGCAAACGCTGCGACTCTATCCGCAGGCGGGCGCGGCGCGGCTGGCGGCGTTCGAGATCGCCCGCCGCGAAATGGAAATCGCGCGACTCCTGCCGGCGTTTTCCCGGCTGATCAAAGGGTGGGGGCAGACCGAGCGCACCCTGCTGGCTTTCGGGGAAAAAGATCTGCTCTCCGGCGATGGTGAAGCGATCGCGGACGGCGCCGCCGTGCGTGCGCTGCGCGCATTGCGCTGGGCGACGCCCGAACGGCTGGCGCGCGAACGCAACAGCCCGGACCGCGCCGAGCTCGCGCGGCTGCTGGAGGAGCGGCGGCTCGGCGTGGCGGTAATCGCCGAAGGGCCGACCCTGACGGCGATCGTTGGCGCCGGCGTGCCGGTCTCGCGCCGGCCTTTTACGTATCCACAAGTCTCGCATCTGGTGGAACTCGCGGCGATCATGCAGGCGGCCATCGAGCGCGCGCATTTCTCGGTCAAAGCCCAGCGCGCGGAGCAGCTGGCGACGGTGGGCCTGATGGGTGCGGGGCTGGCCCACGAAATCCGGAATCCGCTGGTCACGATCAAGACCTTCGTCCAGCTGCTGCCGAAGCACTATGATGATCGCGCCTTCCGCGAAAAGTTCACCGGGCTGATCGGCGATGAGGTGACGCGGATCGATCACCTCACCGAGCAGCTGCTGGATCTGGCGTCGCCGCGCGCCTACAGCCCGCAAAACATCGAGCTGCATGCGGTCCTCCAATCGGGTCTGGAACTCGTGTCCGGCAAGGCGCGTGATCGTCGCGTCGAGCTTCGCCGAGAGCTGGATGCGGCGCCGGACCGCGTGCTGTCGGACGCCGCGGCGGTGAAACAGGTGTTGCTCAATCTGTGCTTGAACGCGATTCAGGCGATTCCGTCCGATGCTGCCGAGCGCTGGGTCCGCGTGGCCACCCGGCGCGTGGAGCGCGGCATCGAACTGGTCGTGGAGGACAGCGGACCGGGGATTCCCGCGGAAATTCGAGCGCGGTTGTTTCAACCTTTTCAGTCCACGAAATCGTCGGGCTTCGGGCTTGGATTGGCGGTGTGCAGTGACATCGTTGCTCGCTTGGATGCGACGATCGTGGCGGATCCGGCGCAACCCGGACGCGGCGCGACGTTCCGCGTGGTGTTGCCATGTCCAGCCTCGTGA
- a CDS encoding ABC transporter ATP-binding protein yields the protein MIEVRQLTRVFRTYKKQPGFWGGVKGLFHRQFEDTAAARDVSFDIKEGEFVGFLGPNGAGKTTTLKMLSGLIYPTSGTARVGGFDPSKRENAYRRIFALVLGQKNQLWWDLPAIESFHLIRAIYGLPADSFKATLDELVALLDVGHKLNVMVRELSLGERMKMELIAALLHRPRVLFLDEPTIGLDVVSQKAVRNFLREYNQRHRVTILLTSHYMADIKELCERVIVIHKGTKIYDGALARLETSSGARKKIISFVPALAEGAEVASAAFPDTWQSQHGTTSRAPDGKFTLTVPGDKVVAVSQEVLSTGPVADITIEDVPLEDVIAELFQSR from the coding sequence ATGATCGAAGTCCGCCAACTCACCCGCGTTTTCCGCACTTACAAAAAGCAGCCCGGGTTTTGGGGCGGAGTGAAGGGGCTTTTCCACCGCCAGTTCGAGGACACCGCCGCCGCCAGGGACGTGAGCTTCGACATCAAAGAGGGCGAGTTCGTCGGCTTCCTCGGCCCGAACGGTGCCGGCAAGACCACGACGCTGAAAATGCTTTCCGGCCTGATCTATCCGACCAGCGGCACCGCACGCGTCGGCGGATTCGATCCCAGCAAGCGCGAGAACGCCTACCGTCGAATCTTCGCCCTGGTCCTCGGCCAGAAAAACCAGCTCTGGTGGGACCTGCCAGCGATCGAATCCTTCCACCTCATTCGCGCGATCTACGGGCTGCCGGCCGACTCATTCAAGGCCACGCTCGACGAACTCGTCGCGCTGCTCGACGTCGGCCACAAACTCAACGTGATGGTGCGCGAGCTCTCGCTCGGCGAGCGGATGAAGATGGAGTTGATCGCCGCACTCCTGCACCGGCCGCGCGTGCTGTTTCTTGACGAGCCCACGATCGGCCTTGACGTGGTGTCGCAAAAAGCGGTGCGCAATTTTCTCCGCGAGTACAACCAGCGTCACCGCGTCACCATCCTGCTCACCAGCCACTACATGGCTGACATCAAGGAACTCTGCGAGCGCGTGATCGTGATCCACAAGGGCACCAAGATTTACGACGGCGCGCTCGCGCGGCTCGAGACGTCCAGCGGCGCCCGCAAGAAGATCATCTCCTTCGTGCCCGCGCTCGCCGAAGGCGCCGAGGTGGCCTCCGCGGCTTTTCCCGACACGTGGCAGTCGCAGCATGGCACCACCTCGCGCGCGCCCGACGGCAAGTTCACGCTCACCGTGCCCGGCGACAAAGTCGTCGCCGTGTCCCAGGAAGTGCTCAGCACCGGCCCCGTCGCCGACATCACGATCGAGGACGTCCCGCTCGAGGACGTGATCGCCGAACTTTTCCAGTCGCGCTGA
- a CDS encoding HAD family hydrolase produces the protein MKLVMFDMDGTLTDSFSLDENCYLLAIEQALGLPPVDLDWESITHASSAFWLQEITRRARGTAPTAEEARSVQLRLIAVMDEVTARTGRCTREIPGAAACLRWLREHGYAIAIASGDWELTARHKLSRASIPCEQVPAAFCDLCHPRIEIMQTALARATRHYGCAEFEQIIYVGDGVWDARACRELGWPLIGVGTGAPAAQLRALGVSPVIANYQPIDGFIHALEQAVPPGSRIRSLV, from the coding sequence ATGAAACTCGTGATGTTCGACATGGACGGGACGCTCACCGACAGCTTCTCGCTCGACGAGAACTGCTACCTGCTCGCAATCGAACAGGCACTGGGCTTGCCGCCGGTCGACCTCGATTGGGAATCGATCACCCACGCGAGCTCTGCCTTCTGGCTGCAGGAAATCACCCGTCGGGCCCGCGGCACAGCGCCGACCGCCGAGGAAGCCCGCTCCGTCCAACTGCGGCTCATCGCCGTGATGGATGAAGTCACCGCGCGAACCGGTCGCTGCACGCGTGAGATCCCGGGCGCCGCCGCCTGCCTGCGCTGGCTGCGCGAGCACGGCTACGCGATCGCCATTGCGTCGGGCGATTGGGAGCTCACCGCCCGCCACAAGCTTTCGCGCGCCTCCATCCCCTGCGAACAGGTGCCGGCGGCGTTTTGCGACCTATGCCACCCGCGCATCGAAATCATGCAGACGGCGCTCGCCCGCGCGACGCGTCACTACGGCTGTGCTGAGTTCGAGCAGATCATCTACGTCGGCGATGGCGTCTGGGACGCGCGCGCCTGTCGTGAGCTCGGCTGGCCGCTCATCGGTGTCGGCACCGGCGCACCTGCCGCGCAGCTCCGCGCTCTCGGGGTTTCACCCGTGATCGCGAACTACCAGCCCATCGACGGCTTCATCCACGCGCTGGAACAAGCCGTGCCTCCCGGTTCGCGGATTCGATCGTTGGTGTAG
- the surE gene encoding 5'/3'-nucleotidase SurE — MRLLVTNDDGINSVFLHELVHALQAAGHVLAIAAPKREQSWVGAGKSRHRAVHCELVDRGFDCPTWIVDGTPSDCVNIALAHLLPTLADRPEFSSQDASPDLIDGVVSGINVGLNASLGFILASGTIAGAWEGALHGLPAVAFSQDMSTALYDRLKANGFRPDPALYAILKISARHAAALTPQLLNATPLRSFTVHNINFPVAIRPDSEVRRTVPARVIVPGLFSPAADDGTHTFVFSHGEEMSVEDALTDRAAVAAGYISHTTLDYRKLGSA; from the coding sequence ATGCGCCTGCTGGTCACGAATGACGACGGAATCAACAGCGTCTTCTTGCACGAACTGGTCCATGCGCTGCAGGCTGCCGGCCACGTTCTAGCCATCGCCGCGCCCAAGCGCGAGCAGAGCTGGGTCGGCGCCGGCAAGTCGCGGCACCGCGCGGTGCACTGCGAGCTGGTGGACCGCGGGTTCGATTGTCCGACCTGGATCGTCGACGGCACGCCGAGCGATTGCGTCAACATCGCGCTCGCGCACCTGCTGCCGACCTTGGCGGATCGCCCGGAGTTCTCCTCCCAGGACGCCAGTCCCGACTTGATCGACGGCGTCGTGAGCGGGATCAATGTCGGACTCAACGCCAGCCTCGGTTTCATCCTCGCCAGCGGCACGATCGCCGGCGCGTGGGAAGGCGCGTTGCACGGCCTCCCGGCGGTGGCGTTTTCGCAGGATATGTCCACGGCGCTCTACGATCGGCTCAAAGCCAACGGCTTTCGGCCCGATCCCGCGCTCTACGCGATTCTCAAGATCTCCGCCCGTCACGCCGCCGCGCTGACGCCGCAGCTGCTCAACGCCACGCCGCTGCGCAGCTTCACCGTCCACAATATCAATTTCCCCGTCGCGATCCGGCCCGACTCGGAGGTCCGTCGCACCGTGCCGGCCCGCGTGATCGTGCCCGGACTGTTCAGTCCCGCGGCGGATGATGGCACGCACACGTTCGTTTTCAGCCACGGCGAAGAGATGTCCGTCGAGGACGCGCTGACCGACCGCGCCGCCGTCGCTGCCGGCTACATCAGCCACACGACGCTCGACTATCGGAAACTCGGGAGCGCCTGA
- a CDS encoding DUF5916 domain-containing protein, whose protein sequence is MVLALPTSLSGRIRLAATRGALAAGILAGFAPPTGLHAAEPLPKRVYHAVALSGAAPAIDGKLDDACWQQGEWAGEYRQREPFEGATPSLPTELKILYDHRNVYVAIRAHDPEITQQPRLLGQRDEFSGDMVGVAFDSYLTRRTSFEFDVTSGGSKIDLVLRNDGSVDTSWDAIWDVKVAVTPEGWSAEYRIPLSQLRYSKAGEQVWGLHSWRWIRRKQEESNWQLIPMDNGGVVHAFGELRGIRNLPPSRRIELLPYLVAKSESLAKEVGNPYRAKDETSLEAGLDAKLGLGSDFTLDLTLNPDFGQVEADPSEINLSTVETFFPEKRPFFIEGKAMFDYGIDSDLPFYSRRIGDGPSLATDDLPGYVKMPARNPILSAEKITGRTAGGFSLGLLHALTGRTEARITELGSGERRVVAEPRANYVVVRGQNDFAGGDTIVGGIFTATIRDGSDEELALLARQAVTAGADVTHYWNQRTYFVEARALATQLEGSPAALAELQQNLVHNYQRPDAAHIEFDPEAQELTGHAGRVRAGKSSNGHWRYNGGVSWRSPGVDFNDLGYLATADFAEYAAQLQYYSAEPGRWLRRRDVRLRPSITKNFDGETLEHELTLTTEWAGMRGWYVWAETEVEAARLDTRVLRGGPALRRPNRFPFWIYAESDGARKTQFKMSAGGAKLAGEGSSYYEFEPGIVRRFGDRVRADVKIGFSESRQERQYAGQTDTPAGTRYVMGRMDQKSLWAQLRLQANFSPTLSLTYFAGPYASTGRFDRFSVVARPRAADNDDRFEWLDTTRADADGYTARWRTETFRFDDPDFDWRELNSNLVLKWEFRPGSTLYAVWSQHRGDDRDLGTFTYADEYRRLLETHPDNTFLVKMSYWFSI, encoded by the coding sequence GTGGTCCTCGCTCTCCCAACTTCCCTTTCTGGTAGGATACGCCTGGCGGCGACGCGTGGTGCGCTCGCGGCCGGGATTCTGGCCGGCTTCGCGCCGCCTACAGGTTTGCACGCCGCCGAGCCGCTGCCAAAGCGGGTGTATCATGCCGTCGCACTCAGCGGTGCGGCGCCGGCGATCGACGGGAAGCTCGATGATGCATGTTGGCAGCAAGGCGAATGGGCGGGAGAGTATCGGCAACGCGAACCGTTCGAGGGGGCGACGCCGAGCCTGCCGACTGAATTGAAGATCCTCTACGATCACCGGAATGTCTACGTGGCGATCCGGGCGCACGATCCCGAGATCACGCAACAACCGCGGCTGCTGGGGCAGCGCGACGAGTTTTCCGGCGACATGGTGGGCGTGGCGTTCGACAGCTACCTGACGCGCCGCACTTCGTTCGAGTTCGATGTCACCTCGGGCGGATCGAAGATCGACCTGGTGTTGCGCAACGACGGTTCGGTCGACACGAGCTGGGATGCGATCTGGGACGTGAAGGTGGCGGTCACGCCGGAGGGGTGGAGCGCCGAGTATCGGATCCCGCTGAGCCAGCTGCGCTATTCGAAAGCAGGCGAGCAGGTGTGGGGATTGCACAGCTGGCGCTGGATCCGGCGGAAGCAGGAGGAGAGCAACTGGCAGCTGATCCCGATGGACAACGGCGGCGTCGTGCACGCGTTCGGCGAGCTGCGCGGAATCCGGAACCTGCCGCCCTCGCGACGAATCGAATTGCTGCCGTATCTGGTGGCGAAGTCGGAGTCGTTGGCGAAGGAGGTGGGCAATCCCTATCGCGCGAAAGACGAAACCTCGCTCGAGGCGGGGCTCGACGCTAAGCTAGGACTCGGCAGCGATTTCACGCTCGATCTCACGTTGAATCCGGACTTCGGCCAGGTGGAAGCGGATCCGTCGGAAATCAACTTGAGCACGGTCGAGACGTTCTTTCCGGAGAAGCGGCCGTTCTTCATCGAGGGGAAGGCGATGTTCGACTACGGGATCGATTCGGACCTGCCGTTCTACTCGCGGCGGATCGGCGACGGGCCGTCGCTCGCGACCGATGATCTGCCCGGCTACGTGAAGATGCCGGCGAGGAATCCGATCCTGAGCGCGGAGAAGATCACCGGGCGGACGGCGGGTGGGTTCTCGCTGGGGCTGCTCCATGCGCTCACCGGTCGAACCGAAGCGAGGATCACGGAGCTAGGCAGCGGCGAACGGCGGGTGGTGGCGGAGCCGCGGGCGAACTACGTGGTGGTGCGAGGGCAAAACGATTTCGCCGGCGGCGACACGATCGTCGGCGGGATTTTTACCGCGACGATTCGCGATGGCAGCGACGAGGAACTCGCGCTGCTGGCGCGGCAGGCGGTGACCGCGGGCGCGGACGTGACGCACTATTGGAACCAGCGGACGTATTTCGTGGAAGCGCGCGCGCTGGCGACGCAGCTCGAAGGATCGCCGGCGGCCTTGGCGGAGTTGCAGCAGAATCTGGTGCACAACTACCAGCGGCCGGACGCGGCGCACATCGAGTTCGATCCGGAGGCGCAGGAGCTGACCGGACATGCCGGTCGGGTGCGAGCGGGGAAGAGCAGCAACGGCCACTGGCGCTACAACGGTGGCGTGAGCTGGCGTTCGCCGGGTGTGGATTTCAACGACCTGGGCTATCTCGCGACGGCGGACTTCGCCGAGTATGCGGCGCAGCTGCAGTATTATTCCGCGGAGCCGGGCCGCTGGTTGCGGCGGCGCGACGTGCGGCTCCGCCCATCCATCACGAAAAACTTCGACGGTGAAACGCTGGAGCATGAGCTGACCCTGACGACGGAATGGGCGGGCATGCGCGGCTGGTATGTCTGGGCGGAGACGGAAGTGGAGGCGGCGCGACTGGACACGCGGGTGCTGCGCGGTGGGCCGGCGCTGCGGCGGCCGAATCGGTTTCCGTTTTGGATCTATGCGGAGAGCGATGGCGCGCGGAAAACCCAATTCAAGATGAGCGCCGGCGGCGCGAAGCTCGCAGGGGAGGGGTCGTCTTACTACGAGTTTGAACCCGGGATCGTGCGGCGGTTTGGCGATCGCGTACGCGCAGATGTGAAGATCGGTTTCTCGGAAAGCCGCCAGGAGCGACAGTACGCCGGGCAGACAGATACGCCGGCGGGCACGCGCTATGTGATGGGGCGGATGGATCAGAAATCGCTTTGGGCGCAGCTGCGGCTGCAGGCGAATTTCTCGCCGACGCTCTCGCTGACGTATTTTGCGGGGCCGTATGCGTCGACGGGGCGGTTCGACCGATTCAGCGTCGTGGCGCGGCCGCGCGCAGCGGACAACGACGACCGGTTCGAATGGCTCGACACGACGCGGGCCGATGCGGATGGCTACACGGCGCGCTGGCGGACCGAGACGTTTCGGTTCGATGATCCGGATTTCGACTGGCGCGAGCTGAACTCGAATCTGGTGCTGAAGTGGGAATTCCGGCCGGGCTCAACGCTGTATGCGGTCTGGTCCCAGCACCGCGGAGACGATCGGGATTTAGGAACGTTCACGTATGCCGACGAATATCGCCGGCTGCTCGAGACGCATCCGGACAACACGTTTTTGGTGAAGATGAGCTACTGGTTCTCGATCTGA
- a CDS encoding helix-turn-helix domain-containing protein yields MPWKIKTAEQQRQALAREMTRGTVSVTALCARFGVSRTTAYKWAARYVAQGVNGLVARQPGRPKQVSQALARWHARVLLARQARPSWGAPKLRWWLERTHPGERVPCSRTLHRWLVAAGRVHQRRRKLRAGPGRPATVLAERVNAVWTADFKGDFYTKDGAWILALTVRDLYSRFMLTAHPVPRQSEPVVRRVFARLFRRFGVPQAIRVDRGTPFCGSGPYGLTALSLWWQRLGIEVQFVSRKRRLDNNAHEQMHRMLKAEAATPVSRSYGAQVRRLQRWCGRYNHDRPHEGLAGRTPASLYRPSTRLLPRLVPPQYPLGCVTRRVRPHGYVKLDGSHRHIGRAFVGLTVAFTPYRQLYRVHFDSLLLGTIDPRLTRSGLVPVRRFR; encoded by the coding sequence ATGCCCTGGAAGATCAAAACGGCGGAGCAGCAGCGTCAGGCTCTCGCTCGGGAGATGACGCGAGGCACGGTGTCGGTGACCGCGTTGTGCGCGCGGTTTGGCGTGAGCCGCACGACCGCTTACAAGTGGGCGGCGAGGTATGTGGCTCAGGGGGTAAACGGGCTGGTTGCGCGACAACCGGGCCGCCCCAAACAGGTGAGCCAGGCGTTGGCGCGGTGGCACGCGCGCGTGTTGCTCGCGCGTCAGGCGCGGCCCAGTTGGGGTGCGCCCAAGTTGCGGTGGTGGCTCGAGCGGACGCATCCCGGCGAGCGAGTGCCGTGTAGCCGGACGCTCCACCGGTGGCTGGTAGCCGCCGGTCGCGTGCACCAGCGACGTCGCAAGCTTAGAGCCGGACCGGGGCGGCCCGCCACCGTGCTCGCCGAGCGAGTGAACGCGGTCTGGACCGCGGACTTCAAGGGAGACTTTTACACCAAAGACGGAGCGTGGATCTTGGCTTTAACGGTGCGCGATCTGTACAGCCGCTTCATGCTTACGGCCCATCCCGTGCCCCGGCAGAGCGAGCCGGTGGTCCGCCGCGTGTTCGCGCGGCTGTTCCGCCGCTTCGGCGTGCCGCAGGCGATTCGGGTTGACCGCGGCACGCCGTTTTGCGGCAGCGGGCCGTATGGCCTGACCGCGCTGAGCCTATGGTGGCAGCGGCTGGGCATCGAAGTGCAGTTTGTCAGCCGCAAACGCCGCCTCGACAACAACGCTCACGAGCAGATGCACCGCATGCTCAAGGCCGAGGCCGCCACGCCCGTGTCCCGCTCCTACGGCGCGCAAGTCCGACGCCTGCAGCGCTGGTGCGGCCGGTACAACCACGACCGTCCGCATGAGGGTTTGGCCGGACGCACTCCGGCCAGCCTCTACCGCCCGAGCACCCGGCTGCTGCCCCGACTCGTGCCGCCACAGTACCCGCTCGGCTGCGTCACTCGCCGGGTCAGGCCTCACGGCTACGTGAAGCTGGACGGCAGCCATCGCCACATCGGTCGGGCCTTCGTTGGCCTGACCGTGGCGTTCACCCCTTACCGGCAGCTTTACCGCGTACACTTCGATTCCCTCCTGCTGGGCACGATCGACCCGCGGCTAACCAGATCCGGCCTCGTCCCCGTTCGTAGGTTCAGGTGA